The Vicia villosa cultivar HV-30 ecotype Madison, WI unplaced genomic scaffold, Vvil1.0 ctg.006039F_1_1, whole genome shotgun sequence genome includes a window with the following:
- the LOC131642893 gene encoding B3 domain-containing transcription factor VRN1-like, with translation MAIQKRPDFHRAIMQSKQLRLPKFYAKNYWDGTPNPIFLILPNGIQQKIFWEERDGDIWFQKNWEEMNYSIIRCVNEDRESKERPKETVELSDESLNEIEELAQTKRSKNNKRKRKVDSDLNTTQQKISNEVAGSEEGVIETDELSDESLDEREELKQTGRRKNNRRKRKVDTQPKFSGRMRENLIKEGNNNSPYFEVTLKPSYAKGYMLRIPIAFSRKYFKKSARKAMVKFENDMAMEVIIEYNDNNGGFSMKRGWKKFTEKYNLKIGDVCKFVMIQDQPLSFSIIITRIRKDKKHKNFLGVSCSDSTVIKKSVGETFKGRPKGSTSRNVMNSSFKLFVNCLITVPNELMNGAKKIVKLKMKGKSWLVKVNYYPSIKRSRLSGGWSKFRKDCMVEIGDTCLFQLTDNKNMVFDVSFVGKKT, from the exons ATGGCAATTCAAAAACGTCCTGATTTTCATAGAGCTATAATGCAGAGTAAACAACTT AGACTTCCCAAGTTTTATGCAAAAAATTATTGGGATGGAACTCCTAATCCAATATTTCTCATACTTCCGAATGGTATTCAACAAAAAATATTTTGGGAAGAACGTGATGGTGATATTTGGTTTCAGAAAAATTGGGAAG AAATGAATTATTCTATCATAAGATGTGTAAATGAAGATAGGGAAAGTAAAGAGAGACCTAAAGAAACTGTTGAATTGAGTGATGAGAGTTTAAATGAGATTGAAGAACTTGCACAAACAAAAAGGAgcaaaaataacaaaagaaaaagaaaagttgaTTCAGATTTGAATACTACTCAACAAAAAATTTCAA ATGAAGTTGCTGGAAGTGAAGAAGGAGTTATAGAAACTGATGAATTGAGCGATGAAAGTTTGGATGAGAGGGAGGAACTTAAACAAACTGGAaggagaaaaaataacagaagaaaaagaaaagtcgATACCCAACCAAAATTTTCAG gtaGAATGAGAGAAAACCTGATTAAGGAAGGTAACAATAATAGTCCATATTTTGAAGTTACACTAAAACCATCCTATGCTAAAGGCTATATGTTG AGGATTCCAATAGCGTTTTCgagaaaatatttcaaaaaaagtgCAAGAAAAGCAATGGTAAAGTTTGAGAATGACATGGCTATGGAAGTGATTATCGAGTATAATGATAACAATGGAGGATTTAGTATGAAACGTGGTTGGAAGAAATTTACtgaaaaatataatttgaaaattgGTGATGTTTGTAAATTTGTGATGATTCAAGATCAACCACTTTCATTTTCTATTATCATTACTCGAATTAGAAAGGACAAGAAACATAAGAATTTTTTAg GTGTATCTTGTAGTGATAGTACAGTTATAAAGAAAAGTGTGGGAGAAACTTTTAAAGGAAGACCAAAAG GATCAACAAGTCGTAATGTGATGAACTCGTCATTTAAGCTTTTTGTGAATTGTCTAATT ACTGTTCCGAATGAGCTTATGAATGGGGCAAAGAAAATTGTGAAGCTTAAAATGAAGGGAAAATCATGGTTGGTAAAAGTTAATTATTATCCGAGTATCAAGCGATCGAGATTAAGTGGAGGTTGGTCAAAGTTTAGGAAGGATTGTATGGTGGAGATAGGAGATACCTGTCTCTTTCAGTTAACTGATAACAAAAATATGGTGTTTGATGTTTCATTTGTAGGAAAGAAGACCTGA